From Pelosinus fermentans DSM 17108, the proteins below share one genomic window:
- a CDS encoding nitrogenase component 1, with protein sequence MPINLNVTSAGTRENRLGSITGYAGDLHDLVNQSRCGTLKERERCFSQSSSCDAGCALSQLAYIRDVAIINHAPSGCTAMASATIVAHTQLAAKRGLAYDTIFLGTDMDENDTIFGATIGLREIILETYNRYKPNAIFVGTSCVSGIIGEDVDSVINELASEIPIPLAAVHCEGFKSRVWASGFDAADHAVLTSLVKPPQRKTNLINFKNFNENARGEITELFANFGVEPFFLYSNSTVEELSHISEALATVSICGTLGTYLGNALEEKYGVPYIKTINPLGIAGFEIWLREIGRVIHQETEVEAYIERERAKYLPKIEEIKKELKGLRAVLGMGASYAFQISRVLQELGIKVVWVASWHYDTKYDNNEIPPHVEYLEKESPYNFKVSVSDQQNFEILNILNTYQPDIYLARHPGTTVWAIKQGIAAFFLADEYKTFGYRGTLDFAQTILDTIRNRSFEKNLAARITLPYTDWWYQQNHAAFLKEDSK encoded by the coding sequence ATGCCGATTAATTTAAACGTAACTTCAGCAGGCACCCGGGAAAACAGGTTAGGATCGATTACGGGATATGCAGGGGATCTTCATGATTTAGTTAACCAGAGCAGATGCGGGACGCTAAAAGAAAGGGAAAGGTGCTTTAGTCAGTCAAGTTCTTGTGATGCGGGATGCGCCTTGAGCCAGCTTGCCTACATTCGGGATGTTGCCATCATCAATCATGCGCCCTCAGGCTGCACTGCAATGGCATCAGCAACGATTGTGGCTCATACACAGCTTGCAGCGAAGAGAGGACTTGCCTATGATACTATTTTTCTAGGAACAGATATGGATGAGAATGATACGATTTTTGGTGCAACCATCGGTCTTCGGGAAATCATCTTGGAGACATATAACAGATATAAACCCAATGCCATTTTCGTCGGAACCTCTTGCGTATCTGGGATTATCGGTGAAGATGTGGATAGCGTAATAAATGAACTTGCATCAGAGATTCCGATTCCTTTAGCAGCAGTCCATTGTGAAGGATTTAAATCGAGAGTATGGGCATCCGGTTTTGATGCAGCAGATCATGCTGTACTTACAAGTCTGGTAAAACCACCCCAGAGAAAGACAAATCTCATTAACTTTAAGAATTTTAATGAAAATGCTAGAGGAGAAATCACTGAACTATTTGCTAATTTCGGTGTAGAGCCTTTTTTCTTGTATTCAAATTCAACGGTTGAGGAACTGTCACATATATCCGAAGCCCTTGCTACAGTATCCATATGCGGTACATTAGGTACGTATTTAGGGAATGCCCTGGAAGAAAAATATGGGGTTCCTTATATAAAAACAATCAATCCTTTAGGCATTGCCGGTTTTGAAATTTGGCTAAGAGAAATAGGTCGTGTGATTCATCAAGAAACAGAAGTGGAAGCTTATATTGAACGGGAGAGGGCAAAATATCTGCCTAAAATTGAAGAAATAAAAAAAGAACTCAAAGGACTGCGTGCCGTTTTAGGCATGGGGGCCAGCTATGCTTTTCAAATATCGCGTGTTTTACAGGAGCTTGGGATAAAAGTAGTATGGGTGGCTTCATGGCATTATGATACGAAATATGATAACAATGAAATTCCGCCTCATGTAGAGTATTTGGAAAAAGAAAGTCCCTATAATTTTAAAGTAAGTGTTTCCGATCAACAGAATTTTGAAATTCTTAATATATTAAATACCTATCAGCCCGATATTTATCTAGCTAGGCACCCTGGTACGACGGTGTGGGCGATTAAACAAGGGATTGCAGCCTTCTTTTTAGCAGATGAGTATAAGACATTTGGGTATCGTGGTACGTTGGATTTTGCTCAGACGATACTCGATACGATTCGCAACCGAAGCTTTGAAAAAAATTTAGCAGCTAGGATTACCCTTCCTTACACTGATTGGTGGTATCAGCAGAATCATGCAGCTTTTTTAAAGGAGGATTCAAAATAA
- a CDS encoding MetQ/NlpA family ABC transporter substrate-binding protein: MSSLIIFERVICVLKKGIIFKMVVGILGVVTAASVLVGCSSSKKESTPAVTAKTEVTVKVGAALVPHAEILNFIKPKLKQEGINLEVVVLDDEAQLNPALQTKQIDANYFQHVPYYESVAKEKGYSFVVAAKVHVEPIGFYSQKIKSKDELKEGATIAIPNNPSNEYRALALLQANGLIKLKDGIANFSATPRDIVENTKKIKFVEVEAAQLTRSLPDVDGAIINTNFILEAKIDPKSAIFREDANSPYANDLYVRQGEESRPEIKKLAEVLTSPDVKKFIQDKYGVAVVPAF; encoded by the coding sequence ATGAGTAGCTTAATTATTTTTGAAAGGGTGATTTGTGTGTTGAAAAAAGGTATTATCTTTAAAATGGTAGTCGGAATTCTCGGCGTTGTAACAGCTGCCAGTGTATTGGTGGGATGCTCGTCAAGTAAAAAAGAGAGTACCCCAGCTGTCACTGCAAAAACAGAAGTAACAGTCAAAGTAGGGGCAGCATTAGTACCACATGCTGAAATATTGAATTTTATTAAGCCAAAATTAAAACAAGAGGGTATTAATCTTGAAGTAGTTGTGCTGGATGATGAAGCCCAATTAAATCCTGCACTGCAAACAAAGCAGATCGATGCCAACTATTTTCAGCATGTTCCTTATTACGAGTCAGTAGCAAAAGAAAAGGGCTATAGTTTTGTTGTAGCTGCGAAAGTACATGTAGAGCCCATTGGTTTTTATTCACAAAAAATCAAAAGCAAAGATGAGTTAAAAGAAGGTGCTACCATCGCCATTCCTAATAATCCATCGAATGAATATAGAGCATTAGCACTTTTACAAGCAAATGGATTGATTAAATTAAAAGATGGTATTGCGAATTTCTCGGCTACTCCTAGAGATATTGTAGAAAATACGAAAAAAATAAAATTTGTAGAGGTAGAAGCTGCCCAGCTTACCAGATCCTTACCGGATGTTGATGGTGCTATCATCAATACTAATTTTATCCTCGAAGCGAAAATCGATCCTAAGAGCGCGATTTTTAGAGAGGATGCAAATTCTCCTTATGCAAATGACTTGTATGTAAGACAAGGTGAAGAAAGTCGACCAGAAATTAAAAAACTGGCAGAGGTTTTAACGTCTCCTGATGTTAAAAAATTCATCCAAGATAAATACGGAGTTGCTGTGGTTCCTGCCTTTTAA
- a CDS encoding nitrogenase component 1, translating to MSEIIQGPRHGCALGAQQTVVAIERAIPILHAGPGCGSKLHRGLSLAGGYQGAGYAGADAIPCTNMIEKDVVFGGTDKLRDVIEGTLKIMDGDFFVVLTGCTADIIGDDVGSIVSEFREQGVPIVHAETAGFKGDAYKGHELVLEAIIKQHLKPAAQIEKGLVNVFASVPRHDPFWEGDLNEIKKLLAGIGLKANILFGYNSGGIKALEEIPAAQFNLVVSPYIGLKIAELLEEKFQTPYLHYPVLPVGGIETSKFLRTVAEFAGTLSEQTEKFVVQQEEEFYHYIVRAADVLTEYRLNQPKRFYNINDASYALGFSKFLVNELGYFPIHQFINEDVPEEYKDAIEGYFKELSPEISSGITFTQDGGVIEDKIRSIKALTAPLVLASSWEFDIAKEISGLHLSVGLPIIDRLILHHTYVGYIGGLNLVEDIYTRLLSKNRE from the coding sequence ATGTCTGAAATTATACAAGGACCACGCCACGGCTGTGCATTAGGAGCCCAGCAGACGGTAGTGGCAATTGAAAGAGCCATTCCTATTTTACACGCAGGACCTGGGTGTGGTTCCAAGCTGCATAGGGGCTTATCTCTTGCAGGAGGATACCAAGGTGCTGGGTATGCTGGGGCGGATGCGATCCCATGCACGAACATGATTGAAAAAGATGTGGTTTTCGGTGGTACAGATAAATTAAGAGATGTGATTGAGGGGACGCTGAAAATCATGGATGGCGATTTCTTCGTTGTCTTGACAGGTTGTACTGCTGATATTATTGGCGATGACGTAGGCAGTATAGTCAGCGAGTTCAGAGAACAGGGCGTACCCATTGTTCATGCCGAAACAGCAGGATTCAAGGGGGATGCCTATAAAGGACATGAACTTGTGCTGGAAGCTATTATCAAACAGCATTTAAAGCCTGCTGCACAAATTGAAAAAGGACTTGTCAATGTATTTGCAAGTGTCCCCAGGCATGATCCATTTTGGGAAGGTGATTTGAACGAAATAAAGAAATTGCTGGCAGGCATAGGACTCAAAGCAAATATTTTGTTTGGTTATAATAGTGGAGGCATTAAGGCATTGGAAGAGATTCCGGCGGCACAATTTAATTTAGTTGTTTCTCCTTATATTGGTCTTAAGATAGCAGAGCTGCTGGAAGAAAAATTTCAAACTCCTTATCTTCATTATCCGGTGTTGCCAGTTGGAGGTATAGAAACATCAAAATTTCTGAGAACCGTCGCTGAATTCGCAGGTACTTTATCGGAACAGACGGAGAAATTTGTTGTTCAGCAGGAAGAAGAATTCTATCATTATATTGTTCGTGCAGCAGATGTGCTTACAGAATACAGACTAAATCAGCCAAAGCGCTTTTACAATATAAATGATGCCTCTTACGCCCTTGGCTTTAGTAAATTCTTAGTGAATGAACTAGGCTATTTTCCCATTCATCAGTTTATTAACGAGGATGTTCCTGAGGAATATAAAGATGCCATTGAGGGCTACTTTAAAGAGCTTTCACCAGAGATTTCTTCCGGTATAACCTTTACCCAGGACGGTGGAGTCATTGAAGATAAGATTCGTTCAATAAAAGCATTAACTGCTCCTTTAGTGCTTGCTAGTTCATGGGAATTCGATATTGCAAAAGAGATATCCGGTTTGCATCTTAGTGTTGGTTTGCCGATTATCGACCGTTTAATTTTGCATCATACTTATGTAGGTTATATAGGTGGTCTTAACCTTGTGGAAGATATTTATACAAGATTGCTATCAAAGAATCGTGAGTAA
- the nifH gene encoding nitrogenase iron protein, whose protein sequence is MRQIAIYGKGGIGKSTTTQNTVGALAEAGKKIMVVGCDPKADSTRLLLHGLCQKTVLDTLRDEGDDIDLDDILKPGYLGTMCVESGGPEPGVGCAGRGIITSINMLESLGAYTPDLDYVFYDVLGDVVCGGFAMPIREGKAEEIYIVASGELMALYAANNIAKGIQKYAVNGKVRLGGIICNSRKVDKEYELLKAFAEEIGSQLIYFVPRDNLVQRAEINKKTVVDFDPESGQADEYRALAQAIDTNKLFVIPKPMTQDRLEEIMMEHGFMDA, encoded by the coding sequence ATGAGACAAATTGCAATATACGGGAAAGGTGGCATTGGCAAATCCACCACTACACAAAACACGGTAGGTGCTTTAGCAGAAGCAGGCAAAAAAATCATGGTAGTTGGCTGCGATCCTAAGGCTGATTCCACCCGTCTACTATTACATGGCTTATGTCAAAAAACCGTGTTAGACACCTTGCGTGATGAAGGCGATGACATTGATTTAGATGATATCTTAAAGCCTGGTTATCTTGGCACGATGTGCGTTGAATCAGGTGGTCCTGAGCCTGGTGTGGGCTGCGCTGGCCGTGGTATTATTACTTCAATTAATATGCTGGAATCCTTAGGTGCTTATACACCAGATCTTGATTATGTTTTTTATGATGTCCTTGGTGATGTTGTTTGTGGTGGGTTTGCCATGCCAATTCGTGAGGGTAAGGCAGAAGAAATTTATATTGTTGCCTCTGGTGAACTAATGGCCCTCTATGCTGCCAACAATATTGCAAAAGGTATTCAAAAATATGCTGTTAATGGTAAAGTTAGATTAGGCGGCATTATTTGCAACAGCCGTAAAGTCGATAAAGAATATGAGCTTTTAAAAGCATTTGCGGAAGAAATTGGTTCCCAATTAATCTACTTTGTGCCTCGGGACAACCTGGTACAGCGGGCAGAAATTAATAAAAAGACAGTGGTTGACTTTGATCCAGAATCAGGTCAAGCAGATGAATATCGCGCATTAGCCCAAGCCATTGACACCAATAAATTATTTGTCATACCCAAGCCAATGACACAAGACCGACTAGAAGAAATTATGATGGAACATGGTTTTATGGATGCCTGA
- a CDS encoding ABC transporter permease — protein MIRKCVNKIMKICYRLLAVAIFLLIWEMAPRVGLADPVFLPPFSKVFVEFFRMLISGELLKHIGISLQRSILGFSLGLIISVPLGLLIGWFKGFERFSDPLLQTFRQTSTLALFPVFILLFGIGEISKIAIIFWGVQWAILLNTIAGVKNVDPLLIKSARSMGTTSFEIFVKVIVPASIPSIFMGIRLSATTSILILVAAEMMGANSGLGFLIYDAEVKYQIPKMYAAIISMSMLGLILNYSLVAIEKRVTRWKEEPYRAA, from the coding sequence GTGATTCGTAAATGTGTAAATAAGATAATGAAAATTTGTTATCGCTTACTTGCTGTAGCAATCTTTTTGCTAATATGGGAAATGGCGCCGCGGGTAGGGCTAGCGGATCCTGTTTTTTTACCTCCCTTTTCCAAAGTATTCGTGGAATTCTTTAGGATGCTCATTAGCGGCGAATTATTAAAACATATTGGGATTAGTCTTCAGCGATCGATTTTGGGTTTCAGTTTAGGATTGATCATCTCTGTACCCTTAGGATTACTGATTGGTTGGTTTAAAGGATTTGAACGTTTTAGCGATCCTCTGCTGCAAACCTTTAGGCAGACTTCTACATTGGCTCTTTTTCCTGTATTTATACTTCTTTTCGGCATAGGTGAAATATCAAAAATAGCTATTATATTTTGGGGAGTTCAGTGGGCTATTCTGTTAAATACAATTGCAGGTGTCAAAAATGTGGATCCGCTTCTGATAAAGTCAGCAAGGTCAATGGGAACAACGTCATTTGAAATCTTTGTAAAGGTAATTGTTCCAGCATCGATCCCATCCATCTTTATGGGGATAAGGCTTAGTGCTACGACATCCATTTTAATTCTCGTAGCAGCCGAAATGATGGGGGCAAATTCAGGACTCGGTTTTTTAATATATGATGCTGAGGTCAAGTATCAAATTCCTAAAATGTACGCAGCAATCATAAGTATGTCTATGCTTGGACTCATTTTGAATTATTCTCTAGTGGCAATTGAAAAAAGAGTGACCAGGTGGAAAGAAGAGCCATATAGAGCAGCATAA
- a CDS encoding nitrogenase component 1: protein MSINLTTPEAQIRENRLSSITGYKGSIKDLATQAGGCSLKSGERGFTQTTACSLGCAQGQLVLIKDAAVVGHSAIGCGSDTIQSNINNRRGQFSRELEYTNINYINTNMTEEATVFGGAAKLREGIREAYRRFNPKVIFVTTSCVSGIIGENISGILEGLAEEIPVPLVPVHCEGFRSKLWASGFDAAFHAILTYIVKPAEKKNPNLINIINFSGIGRKEVVRLLGRLGLVPQFLVQFTTVDQLSKISEAAATLSFCGTLGSYLASGLEEHFGVPYIKSLQPHGIAGINSWLRELGKVLGREEEVEKLIEEETAAIASELEELREKLNGKRVVIGMGPSFSQNYTRLLQELALEVVWAASWHFDQRHDYGEIPATILDLAKNEKDIPACVSELQVHEINNLLRQLKPDLFVCRHPGMAIWSAKLGIPTIFINDEYQSFGYQGLINFGNRVADTLANPTFVQYLASKIKLPYTNWWLEQDAFTFLGEAPPKKKERITKAVV, encoded by the coding sequence ATGTCAATTAATCTTACGACACCAGAAGCTCAAATAAGAGAAAACAGATTGTCTTCTATAACTGGTTACAAAGGCTCTATAAAAGATTTGGCAACGCAAGCTGGTGGATGCTCTTTAAAAAGTGGGGAGCGAGGGTTTACGCAAACAACTGCTTGCAGCTTAGGTTGTGCTCAGGGGCAATTAGTGCTGATTAAAGATGCTGCGGTAGTTGGTCATAGTGCCATTGGATGCGGCTCAGATACGATACAAAGTAATATAAACAATCGCCGCGGTCAATTTTCCAGAGAGCTGGAATATACCAATATTAATTATATTAATACCAACATGACGGAAGAAGCCACTGTCTTTGGTGGTGCTGCTAAACTGCGAGAAGGTATACGAGAAGCTTATCGGCGGTTTAACCCTAAAGTAATATTTGTGACAACATCCTGCGTATCCGGGATCATTGGAGAAAATATTAGTGGAATACTGGAAGGATTAGCAGAAGAAATACCAGTACCCTTAGTTCCTGTTCATTGCGAAGGTTTTCGTTCTAAACTGTGGGCATCAGGGTTTGATGCAGCTTTTCACGCCATTTTGACTTATATTGTTAAACCGGCCGAAAAAAAGAACCCGAATCTGATCAATATTATTAACTTTTCCGGTATTGGCAGAAAAGAGGTTGTCCGATTACTGGGTCGTTTAGGTTTAGTGCCACAATTTCTCGTTCAATTCACTACTGTGGATCAACTAAGCAAAATATCAGAAGCGGCAGCGACTCTCAGCTTTTGCGGAACTTTAGGAAGTTATCTAGCCAGCGGTCTGGAAGAACATTTTGGTGTTCCCTACATCAAATCCTTACAACCACATGGAATCGCTGGTATCAATAGCTGGCTAAGAGAATTAGGGAAGGTACTGGGAAGAGAAGAAGAGGTTGAAAAACTCATTGAGGAAGAAACCGCTGCCATCGCTTCAGAGTTAGAGGAATTAAGGGAGAAGCTGAATGGTAAGCGAGTGGTCATTGGTATGGGACCAAGCTTTTCCCAAAATTATACGAGACTGTTGCAAGAGCTTGCCTTAGAAGTGGTATGGGCAGCAAGCTGGCATTTTGATCAGCGTCATGATTATGGTGAGATTCCGGCTACGATTTTAGATCTTGCTAAAAATGAAAAAGATATTCCTGCTTGCGTCAGTGAGCTTCAAGTTCATGAAATCAACAATCTACTGAGACAATTAAAACCGGATCTTTTTGTTTGCAGGCATCCTGGCATGGCAATTTGGTCTGCGAAACTAGGAATACCTACTATTTTTATTAATGATGAATATCAATCTTTCGGTTACCAAGGTTTAATTAATTTTGGCAATCGCGTTGCGGATACTCTAGCCAATCCAACTTTTGTCCAATATCTTGCTAGTAAAATTAAGCTGCCTTATACGAACTGGTGGTTAGAACAAGACGCCTTTACATTTTTGGGTGAGGCGCCTCCGAAGAAGAAAGAAAGAATTACTAAGGCGGTGGTGTAG
- a CDS encoding nitrogenase component 1, whose protein sequence is MPKILDQPRYKCALGAMQTVHSITKALPILHSGPGCADKLSGSQGGSGHFAPRIFPCTNLNEKDVIFGGEEGLRDVITNALKIVNADLYVVLSGCSSEIVGDDMQEVVRSFKDAEKPVVFASTAGFKGNNFLGHEWVIQAIIEQYLKPADKKAKGLVNIWASVPQHDPFWYGNLFELENLITQLGLTPNTIFGYDRGIKNIDRIPEAEFNLLVSPWVGLSNVKLLEEKFQTPYLHLPTLPIGAFETSKFLREVGDFAGIDKEKVENIITESEKNIIILLSDLLMYFWKHELCQNDLS, encoded by the coding sequence ATGCCAAAAATATTAGATCAACCTAGATATAAATGTGCCCTTGGAGCCATGCAAACGGTGCATAGCATTACTAAAGCCCTGCCAATTTTGCATTCAGGACCTGGTTGTGCTGACAAATTGTCAGGCAGCCAGGGCGGTTCAGGGCATTTTGCACCTCGTATTTTTCCTTGTACAAATCTTAACGAAAAAGATGTAATTTTTGGTGGGGAAGAAGGACTGCGGGATGTCATTACAAATGCCTTAAAAATAGTAAATGCGGATCTGTATGTTGTATTAAGCGGTTGTTCTTCAGAAATTGTTGGTGATGATATGCAAGAAGTCGTCAGATCTTTCAAAGATGCGGAGAAGCCAGTTGTTTTTGCATCGACAGCCGGGTTTAAAGGAAATAATTTTTTAGGGCACGAGTGGGTCATTCAAGCGATTATCGAGCAATATTTAAAACCAGCAGATAAAAAAGCAAAAGGGTTGGTGAATATATGGGCGAGTGTCCCTCAGCACGATCCCTTTTGGTATGGCAATTTATTCGAATTGGAAAATTTGATTACGCAGCTTGGATTAACGCCCAATACAATTTTTGGTTATGATAGGGGTATTAAAAATATTGATAGGATACCAGAGGCTGAATTTAACCTTCTTGTATCGCCTTGGGTGGGGTTAAGTAATGTGAAATTATTAGAAGAAAAATTTCAGACTCCTTATTTGCATCTTCCCACTCTTCCCATTGGAGCCTTTGAAACCAGTAAATTTTTGCGGGAAGTAGGCGATTTTGCTGGAATTGATAAAGAAAAAGTGGAAAATATTATTACAGAAAGTGAAAAAAATATTATTATTTTATTGAGCGATTTGCTGATGTATTTCTGGAAACACGAATTATGTCAAAACGATTTGTCGTGA
- a CDS encoding ABC transporter substrate-binding protein, whose protein sequence is MDNKKKSIIVFMLIFIVALMTGCAQKANGGKVDSDGYQFKDGKLMNEYHLKVIKGGAFDYAMADLNGFFKDVGIVTDYLGPLKGGTLAQAVVKGDVDVMHSGHVINIAMARQAGMKIKIVMEGMVDNPDKDKGHMYWMVQDNGKINSAQDVIGKKIAVSNRGGCGDLLTYEYLRQNGIRQDQVELVNMPDTQQEQALRQGLIDVAVLHSTFSLAAQQRPGVKVLVSSYQIGEAAGDGEAGGLAVRAFSEDFIAKHPDVVKAYIAGNYRGQQWGNKNFEEAKSLWAKYNDAPVSGGNWHSKDQWVDEKKIQFWVDMMERNGFAKPGEINVKDLYTNDLNPFFIGELKE, encoded by the coding sequence TTGGATAATAAGAAGAAATCAATCATTGTATTCATGCTTATATTTATTGTAGCTTTAATGACTGGATGCGCCCAAAAAGCTAATGGAGGTAAGGTTGATAGTGACGGTTATCAATTTAAAGATGGTAAGCTGATGAATGAATATCATCTTAAAGTGATAAAAGGGGGAGCCTTTGATTATGCGATGGCAGATTTGAACGGTTTTTTCAAAGATGTGGGAATCGTGACTGATTACCTAGGACCCCTTAAGGGAGGTACTTTGGCTCAGGCTGTGGTAAAAGGAGACGTAGATGTTATGCATTCTGGTCATGTCATTAATATTGCAATGGCAAGACAGGCTGGCATGAAAATTAAAATTGTAATGGAAGGAATGGTTGATAATCCGGACAAGGATAAAGGACACATGTACTGGATGGTGCAAGATAACGGGAAAATTAATTCAGCACAAGATGTTATTGGCAAAAAAATAGCTGTTTCAAATAGAGGCGGCTGCGGAGATTTGCTTACTTATGAATATTTGCGACAGAATGGAATACGCCAGGACCAAGTAGAGTTGGTAAATATGCCCGATACTCAGCAAGAACAAGCTTTAAGGCAAGGATTGATTGATGTTGCGGTTCTTCATTCCACATTTTCTTTAGCAGCTCAACAGCGTCCAGGAGTTAAAGTATTGGTTTCAAGTTATCAAATTGGTGAAGCGGCTGGTGATGGTGAAGCTGGAGGATTGGCTGTAAGGGCGTTTAGTGAAGACTTTATAGCAAAACATCCTGACGTAGTCAAAGCGTACATCGCTGGAAACTATCGAGGGCAGCAATGGGGGAATAAGAATTTTGAAGAGGCTAAAAGTCTTTGGGCAAAGTATAATGACGCACCTGTATCAGGCGGTAATTGGCATTCAAAGGATCAATGGGTAGATGAGAAAAAAATTCAATTTTGGGTAGATATGATGGAACGAAATGGTTTTGCTAAACCGGGAGAAATAAATGTGAAGGATCTTTATACAAATGACCTTAATCCGTTTTTTATCGGTGAATTAAAAGAGTGA
- a CDS encoding nitrogenase component 1, with product MSKRFVVISDAQYSLAITKFLVNDVGLFPSKQYITDNAPEEYQEAIRGYFKDLNWNIEAEVGFISDGHLIQNEIKETYFSGYPLIIGSSWDKKVAEQTQAHYLSVSWPVNERLVINSSYVGYGGGLKLLEDIYSVVLTRFN from the coding sequence ATGTCAAAACGATTTGTCGTGATTTCCGATGCGCAATATTCCTTGGCAATCACTAAATTTCTGGTAAATGACGTTGGTTTGTTCCCTTCCAAACAATACATTACTGATAATGCACCCGAAGAATACCAGGAGGCGATAAGAGGATATTTTAAAGACTTAAATTGGAATATAGAAGCAGAAGTGGGATTTATATCTGATGGACATTTGATACAAAATGAAATCAAAGAGACTTATTTTAGCGGCTACCCTTTAATTATCGGCAGTTCATGGGATAAAAAAGTTGCAGAGCAAACACAGGCACATTATTTATCTGTTTCTTGGCCAGTAAATGAACGACTTGTTATCAATAGTTCTTATGTAGGCTATGGTGGCGGGCTTAAGCTGCTTGAGGATATCTATTCTGTAGTACTTACACGATTTAATTAA